One region of Paraburkholderia acidiphila genomic DNA includes:
- a CDS encoding PqiB family protein, which produces MLVQTLAQHTTRVTVSFASGAGLAAGNTPVRFRGVAIGELEHLRVSEDGQHVDAELRLDGAGQRVAMCGTKFWVVRPRIDVKNISGLMTAISGTWIDVDIDVHSPRACHTFIGFDTPPAIASDDDGTRFVIRAPTLGSLNAGSPVYFRGVQVGRVLGYSLARRGDTVRVGVFVRRPFDRLVTSDTRWWQASGVELKVDSSGMRLETPAPAALLAGAVAFDTPRGRVHAVSATNAEDFQLADNRTEAMRANEGPPAMMRMRFAQSVRGLSVGAPVEFRGVELGTVTAIDIDLEPEKERFDMLVTLSLYPSRLGGRYRAALGDGAGAAGKDLLLRLVAQGLRAQLRTGSLLTGKKYVALDVFPHAPAARVDTDRSPVELPTVPNSLEELQDQLSNIVRRLDRIPLQEIGRNLDASLQQSNALFERLDTELVPAARSTLESAQQAFRSANEMLDQGSPLQSDVHQALAQLRRSLASLNALSDYVERHPEALIWGKRADR; this is translated from the coding sequence ATGCTGGTGCAGACGCTGGCACAGCACACGACGCGCGTGACGGTGAGCTTTGCGTCTGGCGCCGGACTTGCCGCCGGGAATACGCCGGTGCGTTTTCGAGGCGTGGCAATTGGCGAACTCGAACATCTGCGTGTGTCGGAGGACGGTCAGCACGTCGATGCCGAACTGAGGCTCGATGGCGCCGGGCAACGCGTCGCGATGTGCGGCACGAAATTCTGGGTCGTGCGGCCGCGTATTGACGTGAAGAACATCTCGGGGCTCATGACCGCCATTTCGGGAACCTGGATCGACGTCGATATCGATGTTCATTCGCCTCGCGCCTGCCACACGTTCATCGGCTTCGACACGCCGCCGGCAATTGCGAGCGACGACGATGGCACGCGTTTCGTGATTCGCGCCCCCACGCTTGGCTCGCTGAACGCTGGTTCCCCGGTTTACTTTCGCGGTGTACAGGTCGGGCGGGTGCTCGGCTATTCCTTGGCGCGCAGGGGGGACACTGTCCGCGTCGGTGTTTTCGTCAGGAGACCTTTCGATCGTCTGGTGACCTCCGATACGCGATGGTGGCAGGCGAGCGGTGTCGAACTCAAGGTCGATTCCAGCGGCATGCGGCTGGAGACCCCCGCGCCCGCGGCGCTGCTCGCGGGCGCAGTGGCGTTCGACACGCCGCGTGGGCGTGTGCATGCCGTGTCCGCCACGAACGCCGAGGACTTTCAACTCGCGGATAACCGCACAGAGGCCATGCGCGCGAACGAAGGTCCGCCTGCAATGATGCGCATGCGCTTCGCGCAATCGGTACGGGGGTTGTCGGTGGGGGCGCCTGTCGAGTTCCGCGGTGTCGAGTTGGGTACAGTCACGGCGATCGATATCGACCTTGAACCCGAAAAGGAACGCTTCGACATGCTGGTCACGCTGAGTCTGTATCCCTCCCGGCTCGGCGGCCGTTACCGTGCCGCGCTCGGCGACGGCGCAGGCGCGGCCGGTAAAGATCTGCTGCTGCGGCTCGTGGCTCAGGGACTACGCGCACAGCTACGTACGGGCAGTCTTTTGACGGGAAAGAAGTACGTCGCACTCGACGTCTTCCCGCACGCCCCCGCGGCCCGCGTCGACACGGATCGCTCGCCAGTCGAGCTGCCCACAGTGCCCAACTCACTCGAAGAACTGCAGGACCAGCTATCGAACATCGTGCGCCGGCTCGACCGCATTCCGCTTCAGGAGATCGGACGCAATCTGGATGCCTCGTTGCAACAGTCGAATGCCTTGTTTGAACGGCTCGATACGGAACTCGTGCCGGCTGCGCGTTCGACGCTCGAATCCGCACAACAGGCGTTTCGTTCCGCGAACGAGATGCTCGACCAAGGTTCGCCGCTGCAGAGCGATGTTCATCAGGCGTTGGCTCAGTTACGGCGTTCGCTGGCCAGCCTGAACGCCCTGTCCGATTATGTCGAGCGCCACCCGGAGGCATTGATCTGGGGGAAGCGCGCCGACCGATGA
- a CDS encoding DUF1345 domain-containing protein, which produces MNLIPQVLRNRPHMMIAIAVGIVLGALAPASIHTSARVLLGWDATVWTYLVLIWLHMVFANEESVRANARREDQSAGTVLFLICIATVASIVAIVIELGTTKDLGTASKVLHSLLTGATLIGAWFLIPTIFTLHYARLYYGSDPNEPALAFPDKKLTPNYWDFLYFSFTIACASQTADIGLCGRSARRGVLAQSILSFYFNVSVLGLCVNIAASMVGN; this is translated from the coding sequence ATGAACCTCATTCCACAGGTACTGCGCAACCGGCCGCACATGATGATCGCGATCGCCGTGGGCATCGTGCTCGGCGCACTCGCACCCGCCTCGATCCATACTTCGGCACGCGTGCTGCTGGGCTGGGACGCAACGGTGTGGACCTACCTCGTGCTGATCTGGCTGCACATGGTGTTCGCAAACGAAGAAAGCGTGCGCGCGAACGCCCGCCGCGAAGACCAGAGCGCGGGTACCGTCCTGTTCCTGATCTGTATCGCAACGGTCGCGAGCATCGTTGCCATCGTCATTGAACTGGGCACGACGAAAGACCTCGGAACGGCCTCGAAGGTGCTGCATTCGCTGCTCACGGGCGCGACGCTCATCGGGGCGTGGTTTCTCATTCCCACCATCTTCACGCTGCACTACGCGCGCCTTTACTACGGCTCCGATCCCAACGAGCCCGCCCTCGCGTTTCCCGACAAAAAACTCACCCCCAATTACTGGGACTTTCTGTACTTCTCGTTCACCATCGCCTGCGCGTCGCAAACCGCCGATATCGGCCTGTGTGGACGCAGTGCGCGGCGCGGCGTGCTCGCGCAATCGATCTTGTCGTTCTATTTCAATGTTTCTGTGCTAGGGCTATGCGTGAATATCGCCGCGAGCATGGTCGGTAACTAA
- a CDS encoding TetR/AcrR family transcriptional regulator, giving the protein MDNQTRSEISRRKAIDAALAILTRDGVGGLTFDALARESGISKGGLLHQFRNKLGVLRALLDRQREQFAQIAQDHLAAGGEARAEPVLSAQIAIFRESINQPDSVARAVLAALVESPALLDDLKAQDTAKMEKLQAEARDLELSLLRYFAASGIAFSTLLGLSTVPDALRERLFDRLLDEKKW; this is encoded by the coding sequence ATGGATAACCAGACACGTTCCGAGATTTCACGCAGAAAGGCGATTGACGCGGCGCTTGCGATCCTGACCCGCGACGGGGTCGGCGGCCTGACATTCGATGCGCTCGCGCGCGAAAGCGGCATCAGCAAGGGTGGGCTGCTCCACCAGTTTCGCAACAAGCTGGGCGTGCTGCGCGCGCTGCTCGATCGTCAGCGGGAGCAATTCGCGCAGATCGCACAAGATCACCTGGCCGCCGGCGGCGAGGCCCGTGCAGAACCGGTGCTTTCGGCGCAGATCGCGATATTCAGGGAATCCATCAACCAGCCGGACTCCGTTGCGCGCGCGGTGCTCGCAGCGCTGGTCGAAAGCCCGGCGCTACTCGATGACCTGAAGGCCCAGGACACGGCCAAGATGGAAAAGCTGCAGGCCGAGGCACGCGACCTCGAACTCTCGCTGCTACGCTACTTTGCCGCGAGCGGCATTGCATTCAGCACGCTGCTCGGGCTTTCCACCGTGCCCGACGCGTTGCGGGAGCGGCTTTTCGACCGGTTGCTCGACGAGAAGAAGTGGTGA
- a CDS encoding sugar dehydrogenase complex small subunit, with translation MTDVTQHGISQAPHDLPAALDRIGRLDRAGRRRFVSGACAAALLAFAAAGRSSAPFGMGRAFAATPAPASGSGYEAFIALSQRLTGRTSFNAVLGKRVYAALDHASSQFDANVEMLNTWIQGHGGVPSDTVTAALKPDQPELASMVGDIMRAWYLGLVGEMPKVQVVAYEKALMFDPVNDVLTIPSYCRDVPFYWTQKPAGE, from the coding sequence ATGACAGATGTGACACAACACGGGATATCTCAGGCGCCACACGATCTTCCCGCCGCACTCGACCGCATCGGCCGCCTCGACCGTGCAGGCCGCAGGCGTTTCGTTTCGGGAGCGTGCGCAGCGGCGCTGCTGGCCTTCGCGGCGGCTGGGCGCTCCAGCGCGCCCTTTGGCATGGGCCGCGCGTTTGCAGCCACACCCGCGCCCGCATCCGGCAGTGGCTATGAAGCCTTCATCGCGCTATCGCAGCGCCTCACCGGCCGCACGAGCTTCAACGCGGTGCTCGGCAAGCGCGTCTATGCCGCGCTCGACCACGCAAGCAGCCAGTTCGATGCAAACGTTGAGATGCTCAACACCTGGATTCAAGGTCATGGCGGGGTGCCCTCCGACACCGTGACCGCTGCGCTGAAGCCCGATCAGCCGGAACTCGCTTCGATGGTGGGCGACATCATGCGCGCGTGGTATCTCGGTCTCGTGGGCGAGATGCCGAAAGTGCAGGTGGTGGCCTACGAAAAGGCGTTGATGTTCGACCCTGTCAACGACGTGCTCACGATTCCCTCGTATTGCCGCGACGTGCCGTTTTACTGGACGCAGAAACCCGCTGGCGAATAA
- a CDS encoding DUF3313 domain-containing protein, producing the protein MLNTRFLHTSSVCVAFLTLSACAGVQPVAYSSLASSPQLKENRDNDAAQTPFRYAAPVLWSRYSQVIVDPVAVYQGGDNQFGDLSDSDKDVLAAYMHKTFAETLSKRFDLATQPSPATLRVKLTLTGAEKTTAVIGQAMHFDIAGNLYNGVQAIRGGKGAFSGSVTYAVEVYDSASGRLLRAYVTKQYPNAMNLAAAFGSLSAARTGIDKGADALVEQLR; encoded by the coding sequence GTGCTCAACACCCGCTTTCTCCATACGTCATCGGTTTGCGTAGCATTCCTAACGTTATCCGCGTGCGCGGGCGTACAACCCGTTGCCTATAGCAGCCTTGCCTCGTCGCCACAACTCAAGGAGAACCGGGATAACGACGCCGCCCAGACGCCATTCCGCTATGCGGCGCCGGTGCTCTGGTCGCGCTATTCGCAGGTGATCGTCGATCCGGTCGCGGTCTATCAAGGCGGCGACAATCAATTCGGCGACTTGTCGGATTCGGACAAGGACGTGCTCGCCGCGTACATGCACAAGACGTTTGCCGAGACGTTGTCGAAGCGGTTCGACCTCGCGACGCAGCCTTCGCCCGCTACGCTGCGCGTGAAGCTCACGTTGACCGGCGCAGAGAAAACGACCGCCGTAATCGGCCAGGCGATGCACTTCGACATCGCCGGCAATCTCTACAACGGTGTACAGGCGATCAGGGGCGGCAAGGGGGCGTTCAGTGGATCGGTGACGTATGCCGTGGAGGTGTACGACAGTGCGTCGGGGCGTCTGCTGCGCGCGTATGTGACGAAGCAATACCCGAATGCGATGAATCTGGCCGCCGCTTTCGGTTCGCTGAGCGCGGCAAGGACCGGCATCGACAAGGGTGCCGATGCACTCGTCGAGCAACTGCGCTAA
- a CDS encoding metallophosphoesterase, which yields MTHTPDALVQHHAANLAGRDFVVGDLHGCVEALRYLLREVEFDTARDRLFSVGDLVDRGEREQCEQALALLDKPWFYAVLGNHEDALCAVAEGRMPRNRWYGIGGGWAQSVPDAELVKYAQRLRQLPLARVVGEGEKRFNIIHAEFFGDDAALDGGQFDSEVRERMLWGRDLVLGTGDPARHALSLTFCGHTPVREVRQIGSQVFIDTGAFITEGRLTMVEALTSRIWSVSQVEALAHGAAAIVLP from the coding sequence ATGACGCATACACCCGACGCTCTCGTGCAGCACCATGCCGCCAACCTTGCAGGTCGCGATTTTGTTGTAGGCGATTTGCATGGTTGCGTGGAGGCGTTGCGCTATCTTTTGCGCGAAGTGGAGTTCGACACCGCGCGTGACCGGCTGTTTTCGGTGGGCGACCTCGTTGACCGGGGCGAACGTGAGCAGTGCGAACAGGCGCTCGCGCTGCTGGATAAACCGTGGTTCTACGCCGTGCTTGGCAATCACGAAGACGCGTTGTGCGCGGTGGCCGAAGGGCGCATGCCGCGCAATCGCTGGTATGGCATCGGCGGCGGCTGGGCGCAGAGCGTGCCCGACGCCGAACTCGTGAAGTACGCGCAACGGTTGCGTCAATTACCGCTGGCGCGCGTAGTGGGCGAAGGCGAAAAGCGCTTCAACATCATCCACGCAGAATTTTTCGGCGACGATGCCGCACTCGACGGCGGCCAGTTCGATTCCGAAGTGCGCGAACGCATGCTGTGGGGACGCGATCTCGTGCTCGGCACCGGCGACCCGGCGCGCCATGCGCTCTCGCTCACGTTTTGCGGGCATACGCCGGTGCGCGAAGTGCGGCAGATCGGCTCGCAGGTGTTCATCGACACCGGCGCGTTCATCACCGAAGGACGCCTCACGATGGTCGAGGCGCTCACGTCGCGTATCTGGTCGGTCTCGCAGGTCGAAGCGCTCGCGCACGGCGCAGCCGCAATCGTGCTGCCCTGA
- a CDS encoding RES family NAD+ phosphorylase encodes MTQSNWQDRWRSAQLTWSPAFRVIPTRFPAVNLFDRVASAEDFEALYALEALTNDRLRTETGDLDLVPREERRFGPGYGPIMAAFTHLNPQGSRFSDGTYGVFYCARSRATAVAETRYHSGLFLAATNEPPIRQQMRLYTVTAQGEVIDLRGDPSLDPGVLSPDDYTAGQALGRAAREARAPGIAYPSVRDEDGECLAAFSTTLLRACHHSAYLEYNWNGHTIDMVFELNRIV; translated from the coding sequence GTGACGCAATCGAACTGGCAAGACCGCTGGCGCAGCGCGCAGCTCACCTGGTCACCTGCGTTCAGGGTGATTCCCACCCGCTTCCCGGCCGTGAACCTGTTCGACCGCGTGGCATCCGCGGAGGACTTCGAGGCGCTCTACGCGCTCGAAGCGCTCACTAACGACCGGCTGCGCACCGAAACCGGCGACCTCGACCTCGTGCCGCGTGAAGAGCGCCGCTTCGGCCCGGGCTACGGACCGATCATGGCGGCCTTCACGCATCTGAATCCGCAAGGCAGCCGCTTTTCCGACGGCACCTACGGCGTGTTCTACTGCGCGCGCTCGCGCGCCACTGCAGTCGCGGAAACGCGTTATCACTCGGGGCTTTTTCTCGCGGCCACGAACGAGCCGCCCATCCGCCAGCAAATGCGGCTCTATACGGTGACCGCGCAGGGCGAGGTGATCGATCTGCGCGGCGATCCCTCGCTCGACCCTGGCGTGCTCTCGCCCGACGACTACACCGCCGGCCAGGCGCTAGGCCGCGCCGCGCGCGAGGCGCGTGCGCCCGGCATTGCGTATCCGTCGGTGCGCGACGAGGACGGCGAATGCCTCGCCGCGTTCAGCACGACGCTGCTGCGCGCGTGCCATCACTCGGCGTATCTGGAATACAACTGGAATGGGCACACCATCGACATGGTGTTCGAGTTGAACCGCATCGTGTAG
- a CDS encoding GMC family oxidoreductase, whose product MATAHSADVVVVGSGVAGSLVAHQLAQAGASVVLLEAGPRLARWQIVENFRNSPAKDDFATPYPSVSYAPHPEYAPPNGYLVQKGDYPYNSQYLRLVGGTTWHWAAAAWRLLPSDFRLKTQYGVGRDWPYPYETLEPWYQLAEMELGVSGPDATYDLGSPRVKPYPMSMLPLSWMDQRFSQVLNANGFHVVPEPVARNSRPFDARPTCCGNNNCMPICPIGAMYNGVMHADKAERAGAKLVPQAVVYRIEADNKGLVTAVHYKDPNGKSTRVTGKLFVLAANGIETPKLMLMSTSDAFPHGIGNRSDQVGRNLMDHPGTGVTFMANEPLWPGRGPMEMTSVVNFRDGAFRSEYAAKKLHLSNAVPTMAVTAALIKNGLTGAELDREIRERTSRTLTINSFHEHLPEPQNRVLPSSEHKDGLGIPQPEIYYSINDYVKKSAANTHELYAQIAQLFGGTDVAFDDTFAPNNHIMGTTIMGGNAADSVVDADCRTHDHPNLFIASSAVMPSAASVNCTLTIAALSLKLADKLRHEL is encoded by the coding sequence ATGGCGACAGCACATTCCGCCGACGTAGTCGTCGTCGGTTCCGGCGTGGCGGGCAGTCTGGTGGCGCACCAGCTCGCCCAGGCCGGCGCTTCCGTGGTGCTGCTCGAAGCGGGGCCGCGCCTCGCGCGCTGGCAGATCGTGGAGAACTTCCGCAACTCGCCCGCCAAGGACGATTTCGCTACGCCATATCCTTCCGTGAGCTACGCGCCGCATCCCGAATACGCTCCGCCCAACGGCTATCTCGTGCAGAAGGGCGATTATCCGTACAACTCACAGTATTTGCGTCTCGTGGGCGGCACCACGTGGCACTGGGCCGCCGCCGCGTGGCGTTTGCTGCCTTCGGACTTTCGTTTGAAAACGCAGTACGGCGTGGGCCGCGACTGGCCCTACCCCTACGAGACGCTGGAGCCGTGGTATCAGCTCGCGGAAATGGAGTTGGGTGTGTCTGGACCAGACGCGACGTACGATCTCGGCTCACCGCGCGTGAAGCCGTACCCTATGAGCATGCTGCCGCTTTCGTGGATGGATCAGCGCTTCTCGCAAGTGTTGAATGCGAATGGCTTTCACGTGGTGCCCGAGCCGGTCGCGCGCAACAGCCGCCCGTTCGACGCGCGCCCCACCTGCTGCGGCAACAACAATTGCATGCCGATCTGCCCGATCGGTGCGATGTACAACGGCGTGATGCACGCAGACAAGGCCGAGCGTGCCGGTGCGAAGCTCGTGCCGCAGGCCGTGGTCTATCGCATCGAGGCCGACAACAAAGGGCTCGTTACGGCGGTCCACTACAAGGACCCGAACGGCAAAAGCACGCGCGTGACCGGCAAGCTCTTCGTGCTTGCCGCCAACGGCATCGAAACGCCCAAGCTAATGCTGATGTCGACGAGCGACGCATTCCCGCACGGCATTGGCAACCGCTCCGACCAGGTGGGCCGCAATCTCATGGACCATCCGGGCACGGGCGTCACGTTCATGGCCAACGAGCCGCTGTGGCCGGGGCGCGGGCCCATGGAAATGACCTCGGTCGTGAACTTTCGCGACGGCGCGTTCCGCTCGGAGTATGCGGCGAAGAAGCTGCATCTCTCGAACGCGGTGCCCACCATGGCGGTCACGGCCGCGCTTATCAAGAACGGCTTGACCGGCGCGGAACTGGACCGTGAGATTCGCGAGCGCACATCGCGCACGCTCACCATCAACAGCTTTCACGAGCACTTGCCCGAGCCGCAGAACCGCGTGCTGCCTTCGAGCGAGCACAAGGACGGACTCGGCATTCCACAACCCGAGATCTACTACTCGATCAACGACTACGTGAAGAAAAGCGCCGCGAACACGCATGAACTGTATGCGCAGATCGCACAGCTTTTCGGCGGCACGGACGTCGCGTTCGACGACACCTTCGCGCCCAACAATCACATCATGGGCACGACGATCATGGGCGGGAACGCCGCCGATTCGGTCGTCGATGCCGATTGCCGCACGCACGACCATCCGAACCTGTTCATTGCCAGCAGCGCGGTGATGCCTTCCGCCGCCTCGGTGAACTGCACGCTGACGATCGCCGCGTTGTCGCTGAAGCTGGCCGACAAGCTGCGCCACGAGCTTTGA
- a CDS encoding tautomerase family protein: protein MPFTRIAVRAGKPATYRKALTQGIHQALMEVFKAPEDDIFMVITEHDADNFVFGRHYLGIERSDDLVMIQIAVSNTRGQDQKKALFAQIAENLARDPGVRREDVFVNLVDVARENWSFGNGVAQYAT, encoded by the coding sequence ATGCCATTCACTCGCATTGCCGTTCGTGCAGGCAAGCCCGCTACATATCGCAAGGCGCTCACGCAGGGCATTCATCAGGCGCTCATGGAGGTTTTCAAGGCGCCCGAAGACGACATTTTCATGGTCATCACCGAGCACGATGCCGACAATTTCGTGTTCGGCCGGCATTATTTGGGGATCGAGCGCAGCGACGATCTGGTCATGATCCAGATCGCGGTGAGCAATACGCGCGGGCAGGATCAGAAGAAGGCGCTTTTCGCGCAGATAGCCGAAAACCTCGCGCGCGATCCGGGGGTGAGACGCGAGGACGTGTTCGTCAATCTCGTGGATGTCGCGCGGGAAAACTGGTCGTTTGGGAATGGGGTGGCGCAGTACGCGACCTGA
- a CDS encoding MbcA/ParS/Xre antitoxin family protein: MPPATASVTPSRRPGAEPSLTEMSAAGLRAFFRIASDWDLSAEEQIILLGSPGRSTFFKWKQSPQTARLGRDTLERLSLLLGIYKALQILLPQPTSADTWIKRPNSAPPFGGRSALERMLAGNVSDLVAVRQYLDAMRGGWA, from the coding sequence ATGCCACCCGCCACTGCCTCCGTCACGCCTTCGCGCCGTCCCGGCGCCGAGCCATCGCTCACCGAAATGTCGGCGGCGGGGCTCAGGGCATTCTTCCGAATTGCGAGCGACTGGGACCTGAGCGCCGAAGAGCAGATTATTCTGCTCGGCTCGCCCGGCCGATCCACGTTCTTCAAGTGGAAGCAATCCCCGCAAACGGCCCGGCTCGGCCGCGACACACTCGAACGCCTTTCGCTGTTGCTCGGTATCTACAAGGCGCTGCAGATTCTCCTGCCCCAACCCACCTCCGCCGACACCTGGATCAAGCGCCCCAACAGCGCGCCGCCGTTTGGCGGCCGGAGCGCGCTCGAGCGCATGCTGGCCGGCAATGTCAGCGACCTCGTGGCGGTGCGCCAGTATCTCGACGCAATGCGAGGCGGCTGGGCGTGA
- a CDS encoding LysR family transcriptional regulator — translation MKPLDLDAVRAFVLVAELRSFTRAADALDTTQSAVSLKLKRLETHLGKQLLERTPRVVRLSADGLTFLAAARDLLGAHERALEALSGDERRLALGLSEHVADANLARQLAQLRIHDPGLVIELHLGLSAQLLAQYDERRLDAVIVRQEAEEAPRGDARRLFAEPLVWLAAPQWQWQPGTALPLALLAAPCAVRAAAVRALDAAGVAWTEVFVGGGVAAVGAALAAGLAVSPLARRVAPRELIDVGARLGLPALPASQVMLYSRVRDPRTAATLQLLASGLGTG, via the coding sequence ATGAAACCACTGGATCTGGACGCCGTGCGCGCGTTCGTGCTGGTCGCCGAACTGCGCAGCTTCACGCGCGCCGCCGACGCCCTGGACACCACGCAATCGGCCGTGAGCCTCAAGCTCAAGCGCCTCGAAACGCATCTGGGCAAGCAGTTGCTCGAACGCACGCCGCGCGTCGTGCGGCTTTCGGCGGACGGTCTCACGTTCCTCGCCGCGGCGCGCGACCTTCTCGGCGCGCATGAGCGCGCGCTCGAGGCGCTTTCCGGCGACGAGCGGCGGCTCGCACTCGGCCTGAGCGAGCATGTCGCGGACGCGAACCTGGCCCGCCAGCTCGCCCAGCTTCGCATTCATGATCCGGGGCTCGTGATCGAGCTGCATCTGGGCCTTTCCGCGCAGCTGCTCGCGCAGTACGACGAGCGGCGGCTCGATGCCGTCATCGTGCGTCAGGAGGCAGAGGAGGCGCCGCGCGGCGATGCCCGGAGGCTCTTCGCGGAGCCGCTCGTCTGGCTGGCGGCGCCGCAATGGCAGTGGCAGCCCGGCACGGCCCTGCCGCTCGCGCTGCTCGCCGCGCCGTGCGCGGTGCGGGCGGCGGCCGTTCGCGCGCTCGACGCCGCAGGCGTGGCGTGGACCGAAGTGTTCGTGGGCGGCGGTGTCGCGGCGGTAGGTGCCGCACTGGCCGCGGGTCTTGCCGTGTCGCCTCTGGCGCGCCGGGTCGCGCCGCGCGAACTCATCGACGTCGGTGCGCGGCTCGGCTTGCCCGCCCTGCCGGCTTCGCAAGTGATGCTCTATTCGCGGGTACGCGACCCCAGGACCGCCGCAACGCTGCAATTGCTCGCTTCGGGGCTCGGCACGGGCTGA
- a CDS encoding c-type cytochrome, giving the protein MKTTKSPVAATVDHERERRARAAIAAALFCAFALYIAWHASHESQTRPVDELPMSTARGDDTSTPNTDADKPDLIKRGAYLTRVGDCAACHTADPGRPFAGGLPISTPFGRIYTPNITPDPDTGIGQWSDTDFVRALHEGIGKGGERLYPAFPYVEFTRMTERDMLSIRAYLNTLAPVHYTPPANELRFPFNQRWLMIVWNLFNFNEGRFVPDPKQSPEFNRGAYLVEGLAHCEECHTPRNFMQGLKTTERFSGATQAGWQAYNITPDRASGIGNWSDDALIAYLSTGIAAGHANAAGPMADVVQHSTQYLTHEDLRSIVAYLRALPPVSGGVTRPRDAWGTPAVDDITALRGTAIATVNGLQLFVANCASCHHWTGAGVGGNAVGAFPSLIHNSVVGAPSADNLAMVILHGVKRQTKDSDVLMPAFADALNNEQVAAISNYVTKQFGNPQATLTADQVAALRAQPQ; this is encoded by the coding sequence ATGAAAACAACGAAGTCCCCCGTCGCGGCGACCGTCGATCACGAGCGAGAGCGCCGCGCGCGCGCCGCCATCGCGGCCGCGCTGTTCTGTGCCTTTGCGCTTTATATCGCGTGGCACGCGTCGCACGAATCGCAAACGCGTCCCGTCGACGAACTGCCGATGTCGACGGCGCGCGGCGACGATACCTCCACACCCAACACGGACGCGGACAAGCCCGACCTCATCAAGCGCGGCGCTTATCTTACGCGCGTAGGCGATTGCGCCGCGTGTCATACCGCCGACCCGGGCAGACCCTTTGCCGGCGGGCTGCCCATCAGCACGCCGTTTGGAAGAATCTACACGCCGAACATCACGCCGGACCCCGACACCGGCATCGGCCAATGGAGCGATACCGACTTCGTGCGCGCGTTGCACGAAGGCATCGGCAAAGGCGGCGAGCGGCTCTATCCCGCGTTTCCGTACGTCGAATTCACGCGCATGACCGAGCGGGACATGCTCTCGATCCGCGCGTATCTGAATACGCTCGCGCCGGTGCATTACACGCCCCCCGCGAACGAGCTGCGCTTTCCGTTCAACCAGCGCTGGCTGATGATCGTGTGGAATCTCTTCAACTTCAACGAAGGCCGTTTCGTACCGGACCCGAAGCAAAGCCCGGAATTCAATCGCGGCGCCTATCTCGTGGAAGGCCTCGCGCATTGCGAGGAGTGCCACACGCCGCGCAATTTCATGCAGGGCCTCAAGACGACCGAGCGCTTCTCGGGCGCGACGCAGGCGGGCTGGCAGGCGTACAACATCACCCCCGACCGCGCGAGCGGCATTGGCAACTGGAGCGACGACGCGCTGATCGCCTACCTTTCCACGGGCATTGCCGCGGGCCACGCAAACGCAGCGGGCCCGATGGCGGATGTGGTCCAGCATTCGACGCAATATCTGACGCACGAAGACCTGCGCTCGATCGTGGCGTACCTGCGTGCGCTGCCGCCGGTCTCGGGCGGCGTGACGCGGCCGCGCGACGCGTGGGGCACGCCGGCCGTGGACGATATCACCGCGCTGCGCGGCACGGCCATCGCCACCGTCAACGGCCTGCAGCTATTCGTGGCGAATTGCGCAAGCTGTCACCACTGGACCGGCGCGGGCGTGGGGGGAAACGCAGTGGGAGCGTTTCCATCGCTCATTCACAACAGCGTGGTGGGTGCGCCGAGCGCGGACAACCTCGCGATGGTGATCCTGCACGGCGTCAAGCGCCAAACGAAGGACAGCGACGTGCTGATGCCCGCATTCGCCGATGCATTGAATAACGAACAGGTGGCGGCCATTTCCAACTACGTGACGAAGCAGTTCGGCAACCCGCAGGCCACGCTCACGGCCGACCAGGTCGCGGCGTTGCGTGCCCAGCCCCAGTAA